A stretch of Gemmobacter fulvus DNA encodes these proteins:
- a CDS encoding acetolactate synthase 3 large subunit, translating into MTRANTGTMTGARMIVQALKDQGVEVVFGYPGGAVLPIYDEIFQQNDIRHILVRHEQGAIHMAEGYARSTGKPGVALVTSGPGATNAVTGLTDALLDSIPIVVLSGQVPTFMIGTDGFQEADTVGITRPCTKHNWLVKDTEKLAETIHQAFHVATSGRPGPVLIDIPKDVQFAQATYMPREKAKVSHYQPRVKGDIEQITRLVELMETAERPVFYTGGGVINSGPAASQLLRELVEATGFPITSTLMGLGAYPASGKAWLGMLGMHGLYEANLAMHGCDLMINIGARFDDRITGRIADFSPHSKKVHVDIDASSINKVIRVDVPILGDVGHVLEDALRIWKSRGRKVNKDGLAKWWKQIAEWRAVNCLDYQNSSKVIKPQYALQRLEALTKGMDRYITTEVGQHQMWAAQFLGFEAPNRWMTSGGLGTMGYGLPASIGVQVAHPDALVINVAGEASWLMNMQEMGTAMQFRAPVKQFILNNERLGMVRQWQELLHGERYSHSWSESLPDFVKLAEAFGCKGIQISDPKDLDDAIMEMIRYDGPFIFDCRVEKHENCFPMIPSGKPHNEMLLGEADTQGVIGAKGAVLV; encoded by the coding sequence ATGACACGAGCGAATACGGGCACCATGACCGGCGCGAGAATGATCGTGCAGGCGCTGAAGGATCAGGGCGTCGAGGTGGTCTTTGGCTATCCGGGCGGGGCTGTGCTGCCGATCTATGACGAGATCTTTCAGCAGAACGACATCCGCCACATCCTCGTGCGGCACGAACAGGGCGCGATCCACATGGCCGAAGGCTATGCCCGCTCCACCGGCAAGCCGGGCGTGGCGCTGGTGACCTCTGGCCCCGGGGCCACCAATGCGGTGACCGGCCTGACCGATGCCCTGCTGGACAGCATCCCGATCGTGGTTCTGTCGGGCCAGGTGCCGACCTTCATGATCGGCACCGACGGTTTTCAGGAAGCCGATACCGTGGGTATCACCCGCCCCTGCACCAAACACAACTGGCTGGTGAAGGACACGGAGAAACTGGCCGAAACCATCCATCAGGCCTTCCATGTGGCCACCTCGGGCCGCCCCGGCCCGGTGCTGATCGACATTCCGAAGGATGTGCAATTCGCGCAGGCCACCTATATGCCGCGCGAAAAGGCCAAGGTCAGCCATTACCAGCCGCGTGTCAAAGGCGATATCGAGCAGATCACCCGTCTGGTGGAGTTGATGGAAACCGCCGAACGCCCGGTGTTCTATACCGGCGGCGGCGTGATCAACTCTGGCCCCGCCGCCAGTCAGCTGCTGCGTGAACTGGTGGAGGCCACCGGCTTTCCAATCACCTCGACCCTGATGGGTCTGGGGGCCTATCCGGCCTCGGGCAAGGCCTGGCTGGGCATGCTGGGCATGCACGGGCTTTACGAGGCCAATCTGGCGATGCACGGCTGTGATCTGATGATCAATATCGGCGCACGTTTCGATGACCGGATCACCGGCCGCATAGCCGATTTCAGCCCGCATTCCAAAAAGGTGCATGTGGATATCGACGCCTCCTCGATCAACAAGGTGATCCGGGTGGATGTGCCGATCCTCGGCGATGTCGGGCATGTGCTGGAGGATGCGCTGCGCATCTGGAAATCGCGCGGCCGCAAGGTGAACAAGGACGGGCTGGCGAAATGGTGGAAACAGATCGCCGAATGGCGCGCCGTGAACTGCCTTGATTACCAGAATTCGTCGAAGGTCATCAAACCGCAATACGCGCTGCAACGGCTCGAGGCGCTGACCAAGGGCATGGATCGTTATATCACCACCGAAGTGGGCCAGCACCAGATGTGGGCGGCGCAGTTCCTGGGCTTCGAGGCCCCGAACCGCTGGATGACCAGCGGCGGGCTCGGCACCATGGGTTATGGCCTGCCGGCCTCGATCGGGGTGCAGGTGGCGCATCCCGATGCGCTGGTGATCAACGTGGCGGGCGAGGCGTCCTGGCTGATGAACATGCAGGAAATGGGCACGGCCATGCAGTTCCGCGCGCCGGTCAAGCAGTTCATCCTGAACAATGAACGTCTCGGCATGGTGCGCCAGTGGCAGGAATTGCTGCATGGCGAGCGGTATTCGCATTCGTGGAGCGAGAGCCTGCCCGATTTCGTGAAGCTGGCCGAGGCCTTTGGCTGCAAGGGGATCCAGATCAGCGATCCGAAGGATCTGGATGATGCGATCATGGAGATGATCCGCTATGACGGCCCGTTCATCTTTGATTGCCGGGTGGAGAAGCACGAAAACTGTTTCCCGATGATCCCCTCGGGCAAGCCGCATAACGAGATGCTGCTGGGCGAGGCGGATACGCAGGGTGTGATCGGAGCCAAGGGCGCCGTGCTGGTGTGA